In one window of Meleagris gallopavo isolate NT-WF06-2002-E0010 breed Aviagen turkey brand Nicholas breeding stock chromosome 12, Turkey_5.1, whole genome shotgun sequence DNA:
- the MCEE gene encoding methylmalonyl-CoA epimerase, mitochondrial yields MLMLFTFFSGLLTRLQSSAPTVRTLLSSNSFSQNIPSCLWKLGRLNHVAIAVPDLEKAQSLYKDVLGARVSETVALPEHGVYTVFVELGNTKLELLHPLGEKSPIASFLQKNKTGGMHHICIEVDDIKAAMAELKKKKIRILSEEPKIGAHGKPVIFLHPKDCHGVLVELEQA; encoded by the exons ATGTTGATgctattcacttttttttcagggCTTCTTACCAGACTGCAGTCTTCAGCTCCAACAGTACGAACTTTATTATCatcaaattctttttctcaaaacatTCCAAGCTGTTTGTGGAAATTGGGCCGACTTAATCATGTAGCAATTGCAGTGCCTGATCTGGAGAAAGCTCAGTCATTGTATAAAGATGTGCTAGGAGCACGGGTGAGCGAGACTGTTGCTCTTCCTGAACATGGGGTCTACACTGTTTTTGTGGAGCTGGGAAATACAAAGCTGGAACTTCTACACCCTTTAGGAGAGAAAAGTCCCATTGCAAGCTTTCTGCAAAAGAATAAGACTGGAGGAATGCATCATATCTGCATTGAG GTTGATGACATAAAAGCAGCAATggcagaactgaagaaaaaaaagattcgAATATTGAGTGAAGAGCCAAAAATAGGTGCACATGGTAAACCTGTGATTTTTCTTCACCCTAAAGATTGCCATGGAGTCCTTGTGGAACTTGAGCAAGCCTGA